From Alcaligenes faecalis, the proteins below share one genomic window:
- a CDS encoding SfnB family sulfur acquisition oxidoreductase: MTTPLSTSVHIIQSEAEALQAAEQFAQFIAQDALERDRDRTLPHREVEQFSQSGLWGITVPKEYGGAGVSTDVLTRVVQRIAQADGNFGHIPQNHYYALEVLRVGATHEQKAFFYDQVLQGKRFGNALAEIGKKDFVRRTQLLKEPDGWFVDGRKFYCTGSLFAHWIPTLTTSPDDGRLYLVFVPRGAAGVTLTDDWDGFGQRVTGSGSVEFTRVPVQPQWVVPFTDSFERPTTIGPYAQIIHAALDLGIGQGAFEATLPFIREHSRPWIAAGVDSAAQDPLLLQEVGNVHVRLRAAQALLARAARFVDAAQQAPDEDSVAQASIAVAQAKALATSASVLAGSKLFELGGTSSTQAQHGLDRYWRNARVHTLHDPVRWKYHAIGNYALNGVRPPRHGAL, encoded by the coding sequence ATGACTACACCGCTTTCTACATCTGTACATATCATCCAGTCCGAAGCCGAAGCGCTGCAAGCAGCCGAGCAGTTTGCACAATTCATTGCCCAGGATGCGCTGGAACGTGACCGCGACCGTACTTTGCCGCATCGCGAGGTGGAGCAATTCAGTCAAAGCGGTTTGTGGGGCATTACGGTCCCCAAAGAATACGGGGGAGCGGGCGTTTCCACCGATGTGCTTACCCGTGTCGTGCAGCGCATCGCCCAGGCTGATGGCAACTTTGGCCATATCCCGCAAAACCACTATTACGCGCTGGAAGTGTTGCGCGTGGGGGCGACGCACGAGCAAAAAGCCTTTTTCTACGATCAGGTGCTGCAAGGCAAACGCTTTGGCAATGCATTGGCGGAGATCGGCAAGAAGGACTTTGTACGTCGCACGCAATTGCTGAAAGAGCCGGATGGCTGGTTTGTAGACGGCCGCAAGTTCTATTGCACGGGCTCGCTGTTTGCACACTGGATTCCCACGCTGACGACCTCGCCTGATGATGGCCGCCTGTATCTGGTTTTTGTACCGCGCGGGGCTGCAGGCGTCACGCTGACAGACGATTGGGACGGCTTTGGCCAACGTGTCACAGGCAGTGGTTCGGTGGAGTTCACGCGTGTTCCTGTGCAGCCGCAATGGGTTGTGCCGTTCACGGATTCCTTCGAGCGTCCGACCACCATTGGCCCCTACGCCCAGATCATCCACGCTGCACTGGATTTGGGCATAGGCCAAGGGGCTTTCGAGGCCACCTTGCCCTTCATACGCGAGCACAGCCGCCCCTGGATTGCCGCTGGTGTGGACAGCGCCGCACAGGACCCGTTGCTATTGCAGGAAGTGGGCAATGTGCATGTTCGCCTGCGTGCCGCGCAAGCGCTGCTGGCCCGCGCTGCCCGTTTTGTGGACGCCGCCCAGCAAGCACCGGATGAGGACAGCGTGGCTCAGGCCTCCATTGCCGTCGCACAGGCCAAAGCCCTGGCTACTAGCGCCAGTGTGTTGGCAGGCAGCAAGCTGTTTGAGCTGGGGGGGACCAGCTCTACGCAAGCCCAGCATGGTCTGGATCGTTACTGGCGCAATGCTCGCGTCCATACCCTGCATGACCCGGTGCGCTGGAAGTATCACGCCATTGGCAACTACGCCCTGAATGGCGTGCGTCCGCCGCGTCATGGTGCTTTGTGA
- a CDS encoding nucleotidyltransferase family protein: protein MRPSVVLDMNRDAVREAVSRFRTANPRVFGSILHGTDQDGSDIDLLVDALPGATLFDLGGLQDELESLLGIHVDLLTPGDLPPKFRAKVLAEAQPV, encoded by the coding sequence ATGCGACCATCTGTTGTGCTCGACATGAACCGAGATGCAGTGCGTGAAGCCGTAAGTCGCTTTCGCACGGCGAATCCACGCGTCTTCGGTTCAATCCTACATGGCACCGACCAGGATGGCAGCGACATTGATTTGCTGGTTGACGCACTGCCTGGTGCGACGCTATTCGACCTGGGAGGCCTGCAAGACGAGCTGGAATCGCTGCTTGGTATTCACGTCGATTTGCTGACGCCCGGCGACCTGCCACCTAAATTCCGGGCCAAAGTGCTTGCAGAGGCGCAACCGGTATGA
- a CDS encoding recombinase family protein, protein MLIGYARVSTQDQNLELQCEALIQAGCQKVFEDKVSSTRANSPDLAKALEMLREGDTLVVWKLDRLGHSVKQLVDLVSELRTQGIQFRSLTDSIDTSTPSGRSFFHVMASLAEMERELTVERTHTGLEVAKQLGRKGGRKPKMNDNKIKSAKKLLASGVPLKDVAKNLDVSVPTLYRWVPASSRA, encoded by the coding sequence ATGCTGATCGGCTATGCGCGCGTCTCGACGCAAGATCAGAACCTTGAATTGCAATGCGAAGCTTTGATTCAGGCCGGGTGCCAGAAGGTCTTTGAAGACAAGGTAAGTAGTACGCGAGCAAATAGTCCAGACTTGGCCAAGGCGCTCGAAATGCTGCGCGAGGGCGACACATTGGTTGTCTGGAAGCTCGACCGATTGGGCCACTCAGTCAAACAACTGGTCGATCTGGTGAGCGAACTGCGCACACAAGGTATCCAGTTCAGAAGCCTCACCGACTCCATCGACACCAGCACGCCGTCTGGTCGGTCCTTCTTCCACGTCATGGCCAGCCTGGCCGAGATGGAGCGCGAACTGACAGTCGAACGTACCCATACCGGGCTGGAAGTCGCCAAGCAGCTTGGCCGCAAGGGTGGTCGCAAACCCAAGATGAACGACAACAAAATCAAGTCAGCCAAGAAGCTGCTGGCCAGCGGTGTACCACTCAAGGACGTGGCCAAGAACCTGGACGTATCCGTTCCTACGCTTTATCGCTGGGTGCCAGCCTCATCACGCGCTTAG
- the ssuD gene encoding FMNH2-dependent alkanesulfonate monooxygenase encodes MSQITSTTPDIFWFLPTSGDTRYLGKSDFGRAPTNEYLRSIAVTSENLDYDGLLIPTGASCLDPWVVAASLVPVTQRIKLLVALRTSLGAPVSSARQAASLDQALHGRLLLNVVPGGDATELAAEGVFLDHDSRYEYANEYLTIWRQLLSGDTVNFQGKHFKVENGRNYFPPVQKPYPPLYFGGSSDAAHELAAEHVDAYLTWGEPPAAVGKKFEDIRRRAAARGRKLRLGVRLHVIVRETNEEAWAEADRLISKLTDEDIAKAQANYASMDSVGQKRMAALHGGRRDQLEVSPNLWAGVGLVRGGAGTALVGDAQTVAQRLQEYIDLGADSFVLSGYPHLEESIRFAELVFPLLGKRAVTVSDRAQTGGAFDARGVQNQQLSSAS; translated from the coding sequence ATGAGCCAAATCACCTCCACCACGCCCGATATTTTCTGGTTCCTGCCCACTTCGGGCGACACCCGCTATCTGGGCAAATCCGACTTTGGCCGCGCGCCCACCAACGAGTATCTGCGCAGCATTGCCGTCACCAGCGAGAACCTGGATTATGACGGCTTGCTGATTCCTACCGGCGCCTCTTGCCTGGACCCCTGGGTGGTGGCGGCCAGCCTGGTTCCTGTTACCCAGCGCATCAAGCTGCTGGTGGCACTACGTACCTCTTTGGGCGCGCCAGTCTCCAGCGCACGTCAGGCAGCGTCCTTGGACCAGGCCCTGCATGGCCGTTTGCTGCTGAATGTAGTGCCTGGCGGCGATGCCACCGAACTGGCGGCCGAAGGCGTATTTCTGGACCATGACTCCCGCTACGAATACGCCAATGAGTATCTGACGATCTGGCGTCAATTGCTCTCTGGCGACACCGTGAATTTTCAGGGCAAGCATTTCAAGGTGGAGAATGGCCGCAACTACTTCCCGCCTGTGCAGAAACCCTATCCGCCCTTGTACTTTGGCGGCTCCTCGGATGCCGCACACGAGCTGGCTGCCGAGCATGTCGATGCCTACCTGACCTGGGGCGAACCACCGGCTGCGGTGGGCAAGAAATTTGAGGACATCCGCCGCCGTGCCGCCGCCCGTGGCCGCAAATTAAGGCTGGGTGTACGCCTGCACGTGATCGTGCGCGAAACCAATGAGGAAGCCTGGGCCGAGGCGGATCGCCTGATCAGCAAATTGACGGACGAGGACATTGCCAAGGCGCAGGCCAATTACGCCAGCATGGACTCGGTAGGCCAGAAACGCATGGCCGCCTTGCACGGTGGCCGTCGCGATCAGCTGGAAGTCTCGCCCAATCTGTGGGCAGGCGTAGGACTGGTACGCGGCGGAGCAGGCACCGCCTTGGTAGGCGATGCCCAGACCGTGGCCCAGCGCTTGCAGGAATACATAGACCTGGGCGCGGACTCCTTCGTGCTCTCGGGCTATCCGCATCTGGAAGAATCCATCCGCTTTGCCGAGCTGGTATTTCCACTTCTGGGCAAACGCGCCGTCACCGTCAGTGATCGCGCCCAGACCGGCGGCGCCTTTGACGCACGCGGTGTTCAAAACCAGCAACTTTCTTCTGCATCATGA
- a CDS encoding SfnB family sulfur acquisition oxidoreductase: protein MNDRITQGGALPEASAKQRLPLPPQQPHVIGSEAEALAIARQLATEFAQTAAERDRLRQLPWDEIERYTASGLGTITIPKAYGGLEASNETLVQVFAIISAADPSLGQIPQNHFALIQNLKDIGTESQKQRWFKAVLQGARLGNGGPEKKGKAAVITDITAHLARAADGRLRVSGTRFYSTGALFAHWIPFRAADQQGRGVQVWVRRDAPGVQVIDDWNAFGQRTTASGSVVFDQVLVEEDHVLESWRFVDKPSLSGPISQLIQASIDAGIAQGALQDALEFVRNRARPWTDSGVASATQDPHIIQEVGALQIEVDAAQEVLLEAARLLDELAARPVDADSSARASVAVAEAKILTTEAALNASEQLFALAGSSSTRAAHNLDRHWRNARVHTLHDPVRWKYHLLGNYLLNGASPSYHQWN, encoded by the coding sequence ATGAATGATCGGATTACTCAGGGCGGAGCTTTGCCCGAAGCATCTGCAAAGCAGCGTCTGCCCTTGCCCCCCCAACAGCCTCATGTGATTGGCAGCGAGGCCGAAGCCCTCGCCATTGCTCGGCAATTGGCCACTGAATTTGCTCAAACCGCTGCCGAGCGCGACCGCCTGCGCCAGCTTCCCTGGGACGAGATAGAGCGCTATACCGCCAGTGGCCTGGGTACCATCACTATCCCCAAAGCCTATGGCGGTCTGGAAGCTTCCAACGAAACGCTGGTGCAGGTGTTTGCCATCATCAGCGCGGCTGATCCTTCCCTGGGTCAGATCCCGCAAAACCATTTCGCGCTGATCCAGAACCTGAAAGACATCGGCACCGAATCTCAAAAGCAGCGTTGGTTCAAGGCGGTGCTGCAAGGCGCACGTTTAGGCAATGGCGGGCCGGAGAAAAAGGGCAAGGCAGCGGTAATTACCGACATCACTGCCCATCTTGCGCGGGCAGCGGATGGCCGCTTGCGTGTCAGCGGTACACGCTTTTATTCAACCGGCGCCTTGTTCGCGCATTGGATTCCTTTCCGAGCCGCGGATCAGCAAGGCCGTGGCGTGCAAGTCTGGGTACGCCGCGATGCGCCTGGTGTGCAGGTGATTGATGACTGGAATGCCTTTGGGCAACGCACCACCGCCAGTGGCAGCGTGGTGTTCGATCAGGTTCTGGTCGAGGAAGACCATGTGCTGGAAAGCTGGCGTTTTGTGGATAAACCGTCCCTGTCAGGCCCGATTTCTCAACTGATTCAAGCCAGTATTGATGCCGGTATCGCCCAGGGTGCCTTGCAGGATGCGCTGGAATTTGTCCGCAATCGTGCGCGCCCCTGGACCGATTCGGGTGTGGCCAGTGCCACGCAGGACCCTCACATCATTCAGGAAGTGGGTGCCTTGCAGATTGAGGTGGATGCTGCTCAGGAAGTCTTGCTGGAGGCAGCACGTTTGCTGGATGAATTGGCCGCCAGGCCCGTGGATGCGGACAGCAGTGCCCGCGCTTCCGTGGCTGTTGCCGAGGCCAAGATCCTGACGACGGAAGCCGCCCTGAACGCCAGTGAACAGCTCTTTGCCTTGGCTGGCTCGTCGTCGACCCGTGCAGCTCATAACCTGGACCGCCACTGGCGCAATGCCCGTGTGCACACCTTGCATGACCCGGTACGCTGGAAATATCACTTGCTGGGCAATTACCTGCTCAATGGCGCCTCGCCGTCTTATCACCAATGGAATTGA
- a CDS encoding MetQ/NlpA family ABC transporter substrate-binding protein translates to MLFARFSIRAVFALAALGLAGQVSAAALKIGVTPGSLADSVAVAAKEARQIGLEVEVIEFTDWTTPNTALASGDLDLNYFQHQAFLDNAVKEGGYAIESVAYGLLPNIGLYSKQYQSLDALPEGASVGVANDPVNQARGLLLLQAAGLIQLKDGVAARASTHDVTANPRKLRIVEVEGPQLVRAADDLPLVQGYPAHFVNAGQAELASKALQYSTVDDLYYAIRFVARSSHREDPRIRQFVDLYQNSPAVAAQIDASFAGDKKLYSLPWKSAGHASITQAP, encoded by the coding sequence ATGTTGTTTGCCCGTTTTTCTATTCGTGCTGTGTTTGCCTTGGCAGCCTTGGGCCTTGCGGGCCAAGTGTCTGCTGCTGCGTTGAAAATTGGTGTCACCCCCGGTTCTTTGGCCGACTCTGTCGCCGTGGCGGCCAAGGAGGCCAGGCAAATTGGGTTGGAGGTAGAAGTCATCGAGTTCACCGACTGGACCACACCCAATACGGCTCTGGCATCGGGGGACCTGGATCTGAATTACTTCCAGCATCAGGCTTTTTTGGACAATGCTGTCAAAGAAGGTGGCTATGCCATTGAAAGTGTGGCTTACGGTTTGCTGCCCAATATTGGCTTGTATTCCAAGCAGTATCAGTCCTTGGACGCGCTACCCGAAGGCGCTTCTGTTGGGGTGGCCAATGACCCGGTGAATCAGGCGCGTGGCTTGCTGCTCTTGCAAGCGGCGGGCCTGATTCAGTTGAAAGACGGTGTGGCGGCACGTGCCTCGACTCATGATGTGACGGCCAACCCCAGAAAGCTGCGCATCGTGGAAGTCGAAGGGCCGCAATTGGTGCGGGCAGCCGATGACCTGCCCCTGGTCCAGGGTTATCCGGCCCATTTTGTGAATGCCGGGCAGGCCGAGCTGGCCAGCAAGGCTTTGCAGTATTCCACGGTGGATGATCTGTACTACGCGATTCGCTTTGTGGCTAGAAGCAGCCATAGAGAGGATCCGCGCATACGCCAGTTTGTGGATCTTTATCAAAACTCTCCTGCCGTAGCCGCGCAGATCGACGCGTCTTTTGCGGGGGACAAGAAGCTGTATTCCTTGCCGTGGAAGTCGGCGGGCCATGCCTCCATTACGCAGGCTCCTTGA
- a CDS encoding acyl-CoA dehydrogenase family protein, producing the protein MITDTAVFASDVAAHRPLPEKAAPTSVRASDLAALRTRFSALFQRIADTAAEREHTRTLAYAPILWLKDSGFTALRVPPQWGGSGVSIPVFFELFQELAAADSNVAQILRPHFGFIDRLLIDRDEATQAQWLPLAGQGAIFGNATTETGLGAVGQLQTTLEPDPEQAGQWRLNGRKFYSTGTLYADWVTVVARSTGTGQEDETVHAVVATDQEGVERLDDWHGFGQRLTGSGTTVLTDVLVPESAIIRFPRQEPTPLVAYFQLVHLATLAGIAQALQRDAVAYVQARKRVFSHGSAALPKDDPLVQHIVGELASTAYIAQLAVRDVAAHLQNIADQRLAGVEVPRETLDALELRTAQAQVAVVEPVLRAATRLFDVGGSTALEESRRLDRHWRNARALASHNPVIYKARSVGDILLNEAEPVYYWHVGTKGS; encoded by the coding sequence ATGATTACTGACACTGCTGTTTTTGCCTCTGATGTTGCAGCACACCGGCCTTTGCCAGAAAAGGCAGCGCCCACAAGTGTACGAGCGTCCGACCTGGCTGCTTTGCGTACCCGTTTCAGCGCCCTCTTTCAGCGCATTGCCGATACCGCTGCGGAGCGCGAGCACACCCGTACCTTGGCCTATGCGCCCATTCTGTGGCTGAAAGATAGCGGTTTTACGGCTCTGCGTGTGCCGCCTCAATGGGGTGGCAGTGGTGTCTCCATCCCGGTGTTCTTTGAGCTGTTTCAGGAGCTGGCTGCGGCGGATTCAAATGTCGCCCAAATTCTGCGGCCTCATTTTGGTTTCATCGACCGCTTGCTGATTGATCGGGATGAGGCCACGCAAGCGCAGTGGCTGCCGCTGGCAGGCCAAGGAGCGATCTTTGGCAATGCCACAACCGAGACTGGCTTGGGCGCTGTCGGACAGTTGCAAACCACGCTGGAACCCGATCCTGAGCAGGCCGGGCAATGGCGTTTGAATGGCCGCAAGTTCTACAGCACTGGCACCTTGTACGCGGATTGGGTCACCGTGGTGGCCCGCAGTACAGGGACGGGGCAGGAAGATGAAACGGTACATGCCGTGGTTGCCACCGACCAGGAGGGTGTGGAGCGTCTGGATGACTGGCATGGCTTTGGACAAAGGTTGACGGGTTCCGGCACAACGGTACTGACAGATGTGCTCGTGCCCGAGAGCGCCATCATCCGTTTCCCACGTCAGGAACCCACGCCTTTGGTGGCCTACTTTCAGCTGGTGCATTTGGCGACCCTGGCGGGTATTGCCCAAGCCTTGCAGCGTGATGCAGTGGCTTATGTGCAGGCGCGCAAGCGTGTCTTTAGCCATGGCAGTGCGGCGCTGCCCAAGGACGACCCCTTGGTGCAGCATATTGTGGGAGAACTGGCCAGCACGGCCTATATCGCCCAGCTGGCGGTACGTGATGTGGCGGCTCATCTGCAAAACATTGCGGATCAGCGGCTGGCGGGCGTGGAGGTTCCCCGCGAAACTTTGGACGCTCTGGAGTTACGCACTGCACAGGCGCAAGTAGCCGTGGTGGAGCCCGTCTTGCGGGCGGCCACGCGCCTGTTTGATGTGGGTGGCTCTACGGCCTTGGAGGAGTCACGTCGTCTGGATAGACATTGGCGTAATGCGCGAGCCTTGGCCTCGCACAATCCGGTAATCTACAAGGCTCGTTCGGTGGGGGATATTTTGCTGAACGAGGCCGAGCCTGTGTACTACTGGCATGTGGGGACCAAGGGGAGTTGA
- a CDS encoding amidohydrolase family protein has product MSQKIIDLRCRPAFLHKFFGSEPGSPEHATARWLNRRVGTRGSDTHFEKSLSQEGFLEEVRQAGLSKAVVVGRHTPSQHLPNDTIHQIVHGHEELLGIAGIDPALQGEQKALAEAERAIKELGLSGIDIEPGFGVPARHPDDPIYWPVYELARHLKVPVFLMSGPTTPDPRYNDPAGLAKVAKAFPDLPLVVYHGYWPNVQQAIGLAFLHENVHLVPDMYIFQPGHEGYVQAANSFLSEQLLFGSSYTFRPIRQSIEDFQQLGFKDAILDKLFYGNAARLFQLS; this is encoded by the coding sequence ATGAGCCAAAAAATAATCGATCTACGCTGCCGACCTGCCTTTCTGCACAAATTCTTCGGATCCGAACCTGGCTCGCCAGAACATGCTACCGCGCGTTGGCTGAACCGCCGCGTAGGCACTCGTGGCAGCGATACCCACTTTGAAAAGTCGCTGAGTCAGGAAGGCTTTCTTGAAGAAGTGCGCCAGGCTGGGCTGAGCAAAGCGGTCGTCGTAGGCCGCCACACGCCATCGCAACATTTGCCCAACGACACCATTCACCAGATCGTGCATGGACACGAAGAATTGCTGGGCATTGCCGGTATAGATCCGGCCCTGCAAGGCGAGCAAAAGGCCCTGGCCGAGGCGGAACGCGCCATCAAGGAGCTGGGTTTGTCGGGCATTGATATCGAGCCGGGTTTTGGTGTGCCGGCACGTCACCCCGATGATCCGATTTACTGGCCCGTTTACGAGCTGGCGCGACACCTGAAAGTGCCCGTCTTTTTGATGAGTGGTCCCACCACGCCAGACCCGCGCTACAACGACCCGGCCGGGCTGGCCAAAGTGGCCAAAGCCTTCCCGGATCTGCCTTTGGTGGTCTATCACGGCTATTGGCCCAATGTGCAGCAGGCCATAGGTCTGGCCTTTCTGCACGAGAACGTACATCTGGTGCCGGATATGTACATTTTCCAGCCAGGTCATGAGGGCTATGTGCAGGCAGCCAACAGCTTTCTGTCCGAGCAATTGCTGTTTGGCTCGTCCTACACCTTCCGCCCGATTCGCCAGAGTATTGAGGACTTCCAGCAGCTAGGTTTCAAGGATGCAATTCTGGACAAGCTGTTTTATGGCAATGCGGCCAGGCTGTTTCAACTCTCATAA
- a CDS encoding LLM class flavin-dependent oxidoreductase: MTQPKKHIHINAFNMNCVGHIHHGLWTHPRDQSTQYHTLKYWTDLAKTLEKGLFDGIFLADVVGYYDVYQQGVDLTLREGIQLPVNNPWLLVSAMAAVTQHIGFGLTASVAAHHPYTFARDVSTLDQLSNGRIGWNIVTGYVDSGARGLGQDGLDAHDSRYDRAEDFLQLAYKLWEGSWEDGALIADKQRRIHALPEKVHTVHHEGPFYRSNAIHMSAPSPQRTPLLFQAGTSARGLQFAGQHAEGVFIGARDPEAARDSSRKLRQAAINAGRQAQDLKIYAGVAVVTGATEAEAKEKYADYLAHASSEGGLAHFAASTGVDFAQYDLDEPIRFGPSNAIQSAAAAAQKQGWTTRRKLLEQFTLGSRYKTIVGDPQQVADALSTWIDEGEIDGFNLTRIVVPETWEDFASHIVPELQDRGRYRTAYEGGTLRQQLFGQGDRVSATHPAAQWRHLESGSTPEAGSDEAPTSALQAS, encoded by the coding sequence ATGACGCAGCCCAAGAAACACATCCATATCAACGCCTTCAATATGAATTGCGTGGGCCATATCCACCATGGTTTGTGGACGCATCCGCGTGATCAATCCACGCAATACCACACCCTGAAGTACTGGACGGATCTGGCCAAAACTCTGGAAAAAGGCTTGTTCGACGGCATTTTTTTGGCGGATGTGGTTGGCTATTACGACGTCTACCAGCAAGGTGTGGACTTGACGCTGCGTGAAGGCATTCAACTGCCCGTGAACAATCCCTGGCTGCTGGTTTCGGCCATGGCGGCGGTCACGCAGCATATTGGCTTTGGTCTGACGGCATCGGTGGCGGCGCATCACCCCTACACCTTCGCACGGGATGTCAGCACGCTGGATCAGCTAAGCAATGGCCGCATAGGCTGGAACATCGTGACTGGCTATGTGGATAGCGGGGCGCGGGGCTTGGGGCAAGATGGTCTGGATGCGCATGACAGCCGCTATGACCGGGCCGAGGACTTTCTGCAATTGGCCTACAAGCTGTGGGAAGGCAGTTGGGAAGATGGCGCGCTGATTGCCGACAAGCAGCGTCGCATCCATGCGCTGCCCGAGAAAGTGCATACCGTGCATCACGAAGGGCCGTTTTATCGCAGCAATGCGATTCATATGAGCGCGCCCTCGCCCCAGCGCACACCTCTGCTGTTCCAGGCTGGCACCTCGGCGCGAGGGCTGCAGTTTGCCGGGCAGCATGCCGAAGGCGTTTTCATCGGTGCGCGGGACCCGGAAGCGGCCAGGGACTCGTCCCGCAAGTTGCGTCAGGCCGCGATCAATGCAGGGCGGCAAGCGCAGGATCTGAAGATTTATGCGGGCGTGGCGGTCGTCACGGGTGCCACGGAAGCCGAGGCTAAAGAGAAGTATGCCGACTATCTTGCCCATGCCAGTTCCGAAGGCGGGTTGGCGCACTTTGCGGCCAGCACGGGCGTGGATTTTGCCCAGTATGACCTGGACGAACCCATCCGCTTTGGCCCCAGCAACGCGATTCAGTCCGCAGCGGCAGCGGCCCAGAAACAAGGCTGGACGACGCGCCGCAAGCTGTTGGAGCAATTCACGCTGGGTAGCCGCTACAAAACCATTGTGGGGGACCCGCAGCAAGTGGCGGATGCGCTAAGTACCTGGATTGATGAAGGCGAGATCGACGGCTTCAACCTGACCCGCATCGTCGTGCCCGAAACCTGGGAGGACTTCGCCAGCCATATCGTGCCCGAACTGCAAGATCGGGGCCGCTATCGCACCGCTTATGAAGGTGGAACCCTGCGCCAGCAACTGTTTGGGCAAGGTGATCGGGTATCTGCCACTCACCCTGCCGCACAGTGGCGGCATTTGGAGTCCGGCTCGACCCCGGAAGCAGGATCGGATGAGGCGCCCACCTCTGCCTTGCAGGCAAGCTGA
- a CDS encoding MetQ/NlpA family ABC transporter substrate-binding protein, giving the protein MTISKILKKLMALSLVSTATLLSSTATAAPLKIGVVPGIFADSVAVAAQEAKKQGVDVQVIEFTDWATPNVALDAGDIDLNYYQNSNYLANAVRDKGFKLVSVQPGILSYLGLYSLKHATLADLPDGAKVAIASDAVNVGRGLRLLQHAGLITLRPETGLLGTPDDIVSNPQNLKFVEVEGPQLARATQDVDLAQGFPYFILASNAFDATKALSLTSYEDDSWAIQFVARSDRTEDPRIAQFLEVYKTSPAVREAIDQFYQGEKKLYRLTWLPH; this is encoded by the coding sequence ATGACTATCTCGAAAATTTTGAAAAAACTGATGGCACTAAGCCTCGTTTCTACCGCCACTTTGCTGAGTAGCACAGCGACCGCAGCTCCTTTGAAAATCGGTGTTGTGCCCGGCATTTTTGCGGACTCGGTGGCCGTTGCTGCGCAGGAGGCCAAGAAGCAGGGAGTGGATGTGCAGGTGATCGAATTTACCGATTGGGCCACACCGAATGTGGCGCTGGATGCGGGCGATATTGATCTGAACTACTACCAGAACAGCAATTACCTGGCCAATGCCGTGCGCGACAAGGGCTTCAAACTGGTCAGTGTGCAGCCGGGCATTTTGTCTTACCTGGGCCTGTATTCCCTCAAGCACGCCACCTTGGCTGATTTGCCCGATGGCGCAAAAGTGGCAATTGCCAGTGACGCCGTCAACGTAGGCCGTGGGCTGCGCCTGTTGCAGCATGCGGGCTTGATCACGCTGCGCCCTGAAACCGGCTTGCTGGGCACTCCGGATGACATTGTTTCCAACCCCCAAAACTTGAAGTTTGTGGAAGTGGAAGGCCCGCAATTGGCACGAGCCACGCAGGACGTGGATCTGGCCCAGGGCTTTCCGTATTTCATCCTGGCTTCCAACGCTTTCGATGCCACCAAGGCCTTGTCCTTGACCAGTTACGAGGACGATTCCTGGGCGATTCAGTTTGTGGCCCGTAGCGACAGGACGGAAGATCCGCGCATTGCCCAGTTCCTGGAGGTCTACAAAACATCGCCCGCTGTGCGCGAGGCAATCGATCAGTTCTACCAGGGCGAGAAAAAGCTGTATCGCCTGACCTGGTTGCCGCACTAA
- the msuE gene encoding FMN reductase, with protein sequence MSRPLKTVIVNGSLHRPSRTQVLLDTLRDTLNDQLALDVQNIELVSLLPELGAALSTDALPSHAHQAIQAIEQADFLIVGSPIFRAGIPGLLKHLFDLVDMNALNGTPVLLAATGGSQRHALVIEHQLRPLFSFFQSLTLPIGVYATPEEIQDGEVTSSALQQHIQRTVDLAVPVLHSIQARLPLQNTVLEAQAA encoded by the coding sequence ATGAGCCGCCCTCTGAAAACCGTTATTGTGAATGGAAGCCTGCACCGTCCCTCCCGCACCCAAGTACTGCTGGACACGCTGCGCGACACACTGAACGATCAACTGGCACTGGACGTGCAAAACATCGAGCTGGTCAGCCTGCTGCCCGAACTGGGCGCGGCCCTGTCCACCGACGCCTTGCCCTCCCATGCGCATCAGGCCATCCAGGCCATTGAGCAGGCCGACTTTCTGATCGTGGGCTCGCCCATCTTTCGCGCAGGCATTCCGGGCCTGCTCAAGCACCTGTTCGATCTGGTCGACATGAATGCCCTGAACGGCACGCCTGTGCTGTTGGCTGCCACTGGTGGCAGCCAACGCCATGCTCTAGTCATTGAACATCAACTGCGTCCCCTGTTCAGCTTCTTCCAGTCTCTGACCTTGCCCATCGGAGTCTATGCCACGCCCGAAGAGATTCAGGATGGCGAAGTCACTAGTTCCGCCCTGCAACAGCACATCCAACGCACCGTTGATCTGGCAGTGCCTGTGCTGCACAGCATTCAAGCGCGCTTGCCGCTGCAAAACACCGTTCTGGAGGCCCAGGCAGCATGA